In Nitratireductor basaltis, the following are encoded in one genomic region:
- a CDS encoding 2-hydroxyacid dehydrogenase, producing the protein MAGSKKPLVVITRKLPDQVETRMRELFDARLNLEDRPMTQPELVAAIREADVLVPTITDRIDAALIEQAGENLRLIANYGNGVDNIDVAAAAAKGITVTNTPNVLNEDTADMTMALMLAVPRRLTEGAAILTDDGKWAGWSPTWMLGRRIWGKRLGIVGMGRIGTAVARRAKAFGLSIHYHNRHRVAPMIEDELEATYWDSLDQMLARMDIISVNCPSTPATFHLLSARRLALLQPNAFIVNTARGDIVDEDALIAMLEEGKLAGAGLDVFEHEPAVNKKLVKLAAQGKVVILPHMGSATIEGRIDMGEKVIINIRTLFDGHRPPDRVIPRKV; encoded by the coding sequence ATGGCAGGCAGCAAGAAGCCCCTTGTCGTCATCACCCGCAAATTGCCCGATCAGGTGGAAACGCGGATGCGTGAGCTGTTCGATGCACGGCTCAATCTCGAAGACCGTCCCATGACCCAGCCGGAGCTGGTGGCCGCGATCCGCGAGGCGGATGTGCTGGTGCCGACCATCACCGATCGCATCGACGCAGCGCTCATCGAGCAGGCGGGCGAAAATCTGCGCCTCATCGCCAATTACGGCAATGGCGTCGACAATATCGATGTTGCCGCGGCGGCTGCTAAAGGCATCACCGTCACCAATACGCCGAATGTCCTGAACGAGGACACCGCAGACATGACCATGGCGCTGATGCTGGCCGTGCCGCGTCGCCTGACGGAAGGCGCCGCAATTCTCACCGATGATGGCAAATGGGCCGGCTGGTCTCCGACCTGGATGCTGGGACGCCGCATCTGGGGCAAGCGGCTTGGCATAGTGGGCATGGGCCGCATCGGCACCGCCGTTGCCCGCCGCGCGAAAGCTTTCGGCCTGTCCATCCACTATCACAACCGCCACCGCGTGGCGCCGATGATCGAGGACGAGCTTGAGGCGACCTATTGGGACAGCCTCGACCAGATGCTTGCGCGGATGGACATCATTTCAGTCAATTGTCCCTCGACACCGGCAACCTTCCACCTGCTGTCAGCACGCAGGCTTGCGCTTCTCCAGCCCAACGCCTTCATCGTGAACACCGCACGCGGGGATATCGTCGATGAAGACGCGCTGATCGCGATGCTGGAAGAGGGCAAGCTCGCCGGTGCCGGTCTCGACGTGTTCGAGCACGAGCCTGCCGTCAACAAGAAGCTCGTGAAGCTTGCAGCGCAGGGCAAGGTTGTCATTCTTCCTCACATGGGCTCGGCCACGATCGAAGGCCGCATCGATATGGGCGAGAAGGTCATCATCAATATCCGCACCCTGTTCGACGGACACCGCCCACCCGATCGCGTGATCCCGCGCAAGGTCTGA
- the recF gene encoding DNA replication/repair protein RecF (All proteins in this family for which functions are known are DNA-binding proteins that assist the filamentation of RecA onto DNA for the initiation of recombination or recombinational repair.) yields the protein MTDRPAQDQQARRPEQVHLSRLALTDFRNYQSLSLALRPGPVVLTGQNGAGKTNLLEAVSFLSPGRGLRRATLEEVARVGAASGFAVHATLHGPFDGCAIGTGTLGAGEGESGRRVRINGEPSRNADVLLEYLRVLWVTPAMDTLFTGPAADRRRFLDRLVLAIDPTHGRRTLDYEKAMRQRNRLLADEVRDDAWFAAIETQMAETGVAIAAARAEMIRLLTAMIARLPADGAFPKALLALEGPVDAQIGERPAVDVEEDFRARLAEGRWRDRAAGRTLEGPHRTELLVRHEPKDMPAERCSTGEQKALLLGLVLAHARLIAEMSGTAPILLLDEISAHFDADRRAALFAILDEINCQAFMTGTEESLFDSLAGKAMFLKVAGGSVTEDRS from the coding sequence GTGACGGACAGGCCCGCGCAGGATCAGCAGGCGAGGCGGCCAGAGCAGGTTCATCTCTCCCGCCTGGCGCTGACCGACTTCAGAAACTACCAGTCGCTGTCGCTGGCGCTCCGGCCTGGTCCTGTCGTGCTGACGGGGCAGAACGGCGCCGGCAAGACCAACCTTCTGGAAGCGGTGTCCTTTCTCTCTCCGGGCAGAGGATTGCGCCGTGCTACCCTTGAAGAGGTGGCACGCGTTGGCGCTGCCAGCGGATTCGCAGTCCATGCAACGCTTCACGGGCCCTTCGACGGGTGTGCCATCGGTACGGGTACTTTGGGTGCAGGCGAAGGCGAAAGCGGGCGGCGTGTGCGCATCAATGGCGAGCCTTCGCGCAATGCGGATGTGCTGCTGGAATATCTGCGCGTCCTGTGGGTGACACCCGCCATGGACACGCTGTTCACCGGCCCTGCTGCTGATCGCAGGCGTTTTCTCGATCGCCTCGTTCTGGCAATCGACCCCACCCATGGCCGGCGCACGCTCGATTATGAGAAGGCCATGCGTCAGCGCAACCGCCTGCTGGCAGACGAGGTTCGCGATGACGCCTGGTTCGCGGCAATCGAGACGCAGATGGCGGAAACGGGGGTCGCGATCGCAGCTGCCCGCGCCGAAATGATCCGCCTGCTCACGGCCATGATAGCGCGCCTGCCCGCCGATGGCGCCTTTCCCAAGGCGCTTCTGGCGCTTGAAGGGCCGGTGGATGCGCAGATCGGTGAACGACCGGCTGTTGATGTGGAGGAGGATTTCCGCGCGCGCCTTGCAGAGGGCCGCTGGCGCGACCGCGCGGCTGGAAGAACATTGGAAGGGCCGCATCGCACGGAGCTTCTGGTGCGCCACGAGCCGAAAGACATGCCTGCCGAGCGCTGTTCGACCGGCGAGCAGAAGGCGCTGCTTCTGGGACTTGTCCTGGCCCATGCACGCCTCATCGCCGAAATGTCGGGCACGGCGCCCATATTGTTGCTGGACGAGATCTCCGCGCATTTCGACGCCGATCGTAGAGCCGCACTTTTTGCGATCCTTGACGAGATCAACTGTCAGGCATTCATGACGGGGACGGAAGAGAGCCTGTTCGACAGTCTGGCAGGCAAGGCAATGTTCCTGAAAGTTGCAGGCGGCAGCGTGACGGAGGACCGCTCATGA
- a CDS encoding molybdopterin-synthase adenylyltransferase MoeB translates to MSESSNATLSPQELERYARHIVLPEIGGAGQQKMKRARVLVLGAGGLGAPVIMYLAAAGLGTIGVVDDDVVSLSNLQRQVLHDTAAVGEKKVESAARAVARLNPHVSLIAHDLRLGDVNVADLVRGYDVVVDGSDNFHTRYLLADTCAAEKRPLVTSAVGRFDGSLTVLKPYEKDETGRQRPSYRDLFPEPPPAGTVPSCAEAGIVGALTGVMGSLQAMEVIKLVTGIGEPLIGRLLLYDALAARFETISYSSAQ, encoded by the coding sequence ATGAGCGAAAGCAGCAATGCTACCCTGAGCCCGCAAGAACTGGAGCGCTACGCGCGCCATATCGTTCTGCCGGAAATCGGCGGGGCAGGGCAGCAGAAGATGAAGCGCGCGCGGGTTCTGGTGCTGGGTGCCGGCGGCCTTGGTGCGCCGGTGATCATGTATCTTGCCGCTGCCGGCCTGGGCACGATCGGCGTTGTCGATGACGACGTGGTTTCACTCTCAAATCTTCAACGACAGGTCCTGCACGACACTGCTGCCGTGGGTGAGAAGAAGGTGGAAAGTGCGGCCAGGGCTGTTGCACGGCTCAACCCGCATGTCAGCCTTATCGCCCACGATCTGCGGCTTGGCGATGTCAATGTGGCTGATCTGGTGCGTGGATACGATGTAGTGGTCGATGGTTCCGACAATTTCCACACGCGCTACCTCCTCGCCGATACATGCGCTGCGGAAAAAAGGCCGCTCGTGACAAGTGCTGTCGGTCGGTTCGATGGTTCCCTGACGGTGTTGAAGCCCTACGAAAAGGACGAGACGGGCAGACAGCGGCCCTCCTATCGCGACCTGTTTCCCGAACCGCCACCGGCAGGCACCGTGCCAAGTTGCGCGGAAGCGGGCATCGTGGGCGCGTTGACCGGTGTCATGGGCTCGCTGCAGGCCATGGAAGTCATCAAGCTCGTGACCGGCATCGGTGAGCCGCTGATCGGGCGGCTGCTCCTATATGACGCGCTTGCCGCACGTTTCGAGACGATCAGCTATTCTTCTGCGCAGTGA